From the genome of Glycine max cultivar Williams 82 chromosome 2, Glycine_max_v4.0, whole genome shotgun sequence, one region includes:
- the LOC100796490 gene encoding internal alternative NAD(P)H-ubiquinone oxidoreductase A1, mitochondrial, with amino-acid sequence MSWLRHLSSKFSSTTITSTRRFTSLSRFSTSTAPARHAGLGPTQAHEKPRVVVLGSGWAGCRLMKGLDTAIYDVVCVSPRNHMVFTPLLASTCVGTLEFRTVAEPIARIQPAISREPGSYFFLANCTAIDADNHVVHCESVTEGAQAPDPWRFTVSYDKLVIALGAQPTTFGIHGVYEHAIFLREVYHAQEIRRKLLLNLMMSDVPGIEEEEKQRLLHCVVVGGGPTGVEFSGELSDFIVRDVRQRYAHVKDYIHVTLIEANEILSSFDVRLRQYATNQLTKSGVRLVRGIVKDVEEKKIILNDGTEVPYGLLVWSTGVGPSAIIRSLDLPKAPGGRIGIDEWLRVPTVEDIFSIGDCSGFVESTGKTPLPALAQVAERQGKYLGILLNKIGKANGGRANSAKDVDFGDQFVYKHMGSMASIGSYKALVDLRQNKEGKGLSLAGFVSWFIWRSAYLTRVISWRNRFYVAINWATTLVFGRDISRI; translated from the exons ATGTCCTGGTTGAGACACCTCTCCTCCAAGTTCTCCTCCACCACCATCACAAGCACGCGCCGCTTCACTTCCCTGTCCCGGTTCAGTACCTCGACCGCTCCGGCTCGTCATGCGGGCCTGGGGCCCACTCAGGCCCATGAGAAGCCCAGGGTGGTGGTGCTGGGCTCCGGCTGGGCCGGGTGCCGCCTCATGAAGGGGCTCGACACTGCAATCTACGACGTCGTTTGCGTGTCCCCTCGCAACCACATGGTCTTCACGCCTCTCTTGGCCTCCACGTGTGTGGGAACTCTCGAGTTCAGAACCGTGGCCGAACCCATCGCCAGGATCCAACCCGCTATCTCCAGAGAACCCGGTTCTTATTTCTTCCTCGCCAATTGTACTGCCATTGATGCTGATAACCATGTG GTGCATTGTGAGTCTGTAACTGAAGGGGCACAGGCACCAGATCCTTGGAGGTTTACAGTCTCATACGATAAGCTAGTGATTGCATTAGGAGCGCAACCTACCACTTTTGGAATTCACGGAGTCTATGAGCATGCAATTTTTCTTCGTGAAGTTTACCATGCACAGGAAATTCGTCGGAAGTTGCTCCTGAACTTGATGATGTCTGATGTTCCAG GGATTGAAGAAGAGGAAAAACAAAGGCTGTTACACTGTGTGGTTGTGGGAGGTGGTCCCACTGGAGTGGAATTCAGCGGTGAACTTAGTGATTTTATTGTAAGAGATGTCCGTCAGAGATATGCTCATGTGAAGGACTACATCCACGTTACTTTAATTGAG GCCAATGAGATATTGTCTTCCTTTGATGTCCGACTCAGGCAGTATGCCACCAATCAATTGACAAAG TCAGGAGTTCGACTTGTCCGTGGCATTGTGAAAGATGTTGAAGAGAAGAAGATTATCCTAAATGATGGTACTGAGGTTCCATATGGGTTGCTGGTATGGTCTACTGGAGTTGGTCCATCAGCTATTATTCGCTCTTTGGATCTTCCTAAAGCTCCTGGTGGAAG GATTGGCATTGATGAGTGGCTTCGTGTTCCTACAGTAGAGGATATATTCTCAATAGGTGACTGCAGTGGATTTGTTGAAAGTACTGGAAAAACACCACTACCGGCTTTAGCCCAA GTGGCAGAAAGGCAAGGTAAATATTTAGGAATCTTACTAAACAAAATAGGTAAAGCCAATGGAGGCCGTGCAAACAGTGCAAAAGATGTAGACTTTGGGGATCAGTTTGTTTACAAGCACATGGGAAGCATGGCATCTATAGGGAGTTACAAGGCTCTAGTGGACCTCAGACAGAACAAG GAGGGCAAAGGGTTATCCCTGGCAGGTTTTGTCAGTTGGTTTATTTGGCGCTCGGCATATCTAACTCGAGTCATCAGCTGGAGGAACAGATTCTATGTAGCTATCAACTGGGCTACTACTCTTGTGTTTGGCCGTGATATAAGCAGAATATGA